TGAAATCGGGGTCGAACCTGAAATCTCTGCCACCCTTTTCTTCGATTGCATTTAGTGCCCATTTGAAGAGATTGTCGAAATTCGACGAATTCAATCGAGAAAGAGGTTCTTGTGTCAGCAGATGAATAACAAGTTTCGATATGCCTTCGAGAATCGCTTTACAGCTTTCAATTGAAATGTCCGGTCTTTCTTCAAGATATCTTTCGATTAATTCACAGTGACTTTCGTAATTGTTCAACCGGTGCTTCTTTAACCTCTTGATTTCTTGTCTGAGTTTTTCCATTGAGCGAAACCGCTACACGAACATCTGTTGTAGCAGCCCTTTTTTAAACATTCTGGTGTGGGTGATGTGCTCTGCTACGAGTTCAATCTTGTTGTCGACTGAAGAGAGGATATTGGCTATCTTATTTTGCTCTCGGTAATAAGGTAGACGGATTGGCATTTCAATGAACATTGGCAGTCGTAATGACTTCATCGTAGAACCTACTGCTACCGATGGAAAGTAATTTCTATTATGGGTAAGAGAGTAAAACACAAACATTGCAGATACGCCTTGAAAATTCATGATCGCATAGGATCTTTGATGAAGGTCAAATTTACCTACGTAGTACTTAGGCAAGAACTCTTTTCCCTCACCAGCGACAATAATCGCTTCACCATCAAAAATGTACTTGGTGCTAGCCCGAATATCTTGAGACCGATCAAAAAAAGCGTATTCACCCACCTCGTAAGAATCTTCTCTGTTCGATTCACCATTCCGTGTCGTAGTGTGTTTTCCTAATTTACTAATTTCCCACTCCGGATACTCCTCCCCCTCATCATCCTTAAACCGAATTTCCTTACTGAATAGCTTCTGCATCAGGCCTTTCTTGTATTGCTCAAGCAGGGACTTTTTCTTCTCCAACTGCTCAATTCTTGTGTCGACTGACGAGAGGAAGTCGGCGATTTTTTGTTGTTCTTCTATGCACGGTAGTGACAATTGCAAGCGACGGAGTCCTGTGGCGTAGAGATGAATTACTGATATTCCTTGTGCAAAACGAGAAATATCCTTTCTCTTCTGATTCAAACAATAAGCAAGAAAAACTCCATTTTGCTCACTTCGGATAATGTTGATATCTCCACCTAACGCCACGTTGTCGAGAAGAACACAAGATGCAGATACTATGTCCAATGCAGTTTCGCCTGATGCTGGAATAATTACATCGTTTTGTTTGCTAAACACAAGCGTGGAGGCACAAACATTTGTTGCCGAAACTACACTTGATATTACTTCTCCATAGTGAGTGTAAAGCTCCCCATACCGTATGCATTTCAACTTGCCATCGTCAACAATTTCTTCTTTGGAAATTCCTCTTCCTTTACTGAACTTTACGCAGTCTCCTAAAAAATATTGAATCCAATCTGGATACTTCTTACCCAGGCTATCCCTGAACCGAAGTACTGGTGATCTTCTGCTGGAGTCCAAGCTCATTTTCACTCTACCGAAAAAGGAGTCGCAATATCCAGTTCCCGACAGAATCTCAAGATAACCGCATCATTTTGTTTCATCTCTGATTCCAAAGAATGAATCTCCTTAGCTACAGCACTTAGGTCAACCGGCTCTTCCTCCTCAAACGTATCCACGTAACGAGGAATGTTCAGGTTGTAGTCGTTCTCAGCAATTTCTTCAAGACTTGCAACATAGGAATATTTCTCAATCGTTTCCCACTTCTGGTAAGTCTCAACAATGCGCTCTACATGTTCATCAAGCAGCTTGTTTTGCTTCCCTTCCTTCTGAAAATCCTGCGACGCATCAATAAACAATATTTCATTGTCATTGACTCTGCACTTTTTGAATACCAAAATACATGCTGGAATTCCGGTTCCGTAAAACAATGCTGGCGGCAGTCCAATGACCGCATCCAGATAATTCTGATCCTGAATGATGTACTTTCGTATTGTCTCCTCGGCCGCCCCCCGAAACAGCACACCATGCGGCAGCACAACCGTCATAGTCGCATTTTCCGCCATGTGATAAATCATGTGCT
The sequence above is a segment of the Acidiferrobacterales bacterium genome. Coding sequences within it:
- a CDS encoding restriction endonuclease subunit S, whose protein sequence is MSLDSSRRSPVLRFRDSLGKKYPDWIQYFLGDCVKFSKGRGISKEEIVDDGKLKCIRYGELYTHYGEVISSVVSATNVCASTLVFSKQNDVIIPASGETALDIVSASCVLLDNVALGGDINIIRSEQNGVFLAYCLNQKRKDISRFAQGISVIHLYATGLRRLQLSLPCIEEQQKIADFLSSVDTRIEQLEKKKSLLEQYKKGLMQKLFSKEIRFKDDEGEEYPEWEISKLGKHTTTRNGESNREDSYEVGEYAFFDRSQDIRASTKYIFDGEAIIVAGEGKEFLPKYYVGKFDLHQRSYAIMNFQGVSAMFVFYSLTHNRNYFPSVAVGSTMKSLRLPMFIEMPIRLPYYREQNKIANILSSVDNKIELVAEHITHTRMFKKGLLQQMFV